GGCAGTATTTATGGCTCTAATGGTGTTGCCAAAACAGTTAAAAAAGAAATTAAACGAATATTTAAAGCCCTTCCTTGTCGGCAAATATTTTCTGATAGCCCTATCTTCTCTATTGGCAATGCCGTAATAAATACGACTCCTAACTTTCTCTTCAAATTAGCACCCTTTTTAGCTCTTATTAAAGAGCAGTTGGCTTCATTCGAGCGTGGTAAAGAAATCATGTTAGGACGACCAAATAATATTGCCTTGAAGCTTGCTTATTGGCGGCATAAAAATGCAAAAAGATTCCCTGCTGATAACTTATCTCCAGGTAAAGACGGTTGTGGAGTGCTTTGGTATGCGCCTTTAGTTACAATGAAACCTAACATAATGAGAGAGTATGTTGATTTTATTAGAGCGACCTGCCCAAAGTTTAATATTGAACCACTAATAACTTTCACCAATTTAAAACATGATTGTGTTGACAGCACCATTCCCATTTTGTTTGATTTATCAGACCCTGATGCAGTTAAAGATGCACACAATTGCCTGAAAGAACTGGTACTTGAAGGAGTGAAATTAGGCTACATACCTTATAGATTAAACATAGATCAGCAGCAATGGTTGTTAGATGCGAACTCGCCATTTTGGCACACCGTTAACGATATAAAATCAGTAGTAGATCCCAATAATATTTTAAGTATGGGCCGGTATAATCCAAGATAATGGCAAGTCATCAAAGTGTAAAACTATTGTTTATTTAAAATAATTATCAGTTTCACAAAAACATAAAAAATGCCTCTATTCAGAGGCATTTACTACATTTTCTAGGTCTATCAGCAAATAATTAAGCTTGTTTACGACGAGCAGCGCCTGCTAAACCAAGTAAACCTAAGCCAAAAATAGCTAAAGAAGTAGGTTCTGGTACTTGAAAACTGGCATGCTGGCCATTACCATCAAAACTATACAAAGAATTATCGTTATTGAAACGTGCCGTAGCAGTATTACCAAGATCGCCAAATGGCATGTTGTTGTAGTCAAGCGTGCCCATTGCCAATCCGCCTACAACTGACAACGTAAATTCAGTTTCACCACCTAACAGTGTACCGTCTAGGTCAAAGAAATCAAATGTATAAGAAGCCCATAAGGTGCCATTCTGTGCTTCTGCAAATTTTTCATGAGCAGTCGAAGACAAGGTCGTATCAGTAGCAGTATTTGAATCAAAATCTGGCGATTGGTCGATATAAATATTGAGCCATGCGTTATCGCTATTAAAAGTATTAACACCCGTTGCTATTAAACCACCAAAAGCATAAGTCAGTTCACAGCCAGCGGTAACACAGAATGAAGGAGGTCCCGCAGGATCTCTGCCATCAG
The DNA window shown above is from Colwellia psychrerythraea 34H and carries:
- a CDS encoding PEP-CTERM sorting domain-containing protein translates to MKKLMIAGTIAGTMILSSFAASAAVVTAGGIQWDDTTTHAGGVAMQSNFQQWFTNSATGMANGVDTIITDDAVLGAAGAELVGIGEFYSFADGRDPAGPPSFCVTAGCELTYAFGGLIATGVNTFNSDNAWLNIYIDQSPDFDSNTATDTTLSSTAHEKFAEAQNGTLWASYTFDFFDLDGTLLGGETEFTLSVVGGLAMGTLDYNNMPFGDLGNTATARFNNDNSLYSFDGNGQHASFQVPEPTSLAIFGLGLLGLAGAARRKQA